In Lachnospiraceae bacterium, one DNA window encodes the following:
- a CDS encoding sigma 54-interacting transcriptional regulator → MLSTKEELYLYLEKISRGYALKDLKYFTANHISESLNISRNLASQYLNELVKEGRAIKVNSRPVYFFHKKNVEREAQVALETCVFSGMDDFQRKCRSDENKRDFQKAIGYYLSLSSCIEQCKAAVKYPSNGLPALFNGAGGTGKAFLSRLMYEYAVNERVIGTAGAASLPPYITVDCSEYAQNEEKFAISLCGSEDGKGWLAKANGGILFFDEIDRLPFSGQELIYSYLISGQYKGYHDDEHVFESNARLVFSTTKIPAETLYKPLARMIPIVIPVPTLHERTADEKEEMLVSFLKAEGRRMGVDVSISQNAFHCMLEFSYENNIDELKTCVTSSCAGAYLEKTSDGIAIHSYHLPEYMLSSLKLEVEDKDKRMIHLNSYSRDTSLGQTVQYFQIMLDVFEDYRQDMLSFDGLMMEFRKQLNDYYDYLIYGQKLVNIKISTYEQLINQIFENVGEMYGISLSKKYSHLLARRLYIQLQGDHLIDNWMKQNHDEIEEMFQAVSAVLEKESVICSRIVNLIKLNLDIEADSLNQLFLLLDIKNQNQKIQGLSAAGIILSHGYATASSIADAANQIIGRKVFDAIDMPLDMQMSDITGLLEKHIERFITCQDVVLLVDMGSLEQIHSQMGGLRNLNIGIINNISTALAVDIGLGICGNQKLEDILKRASESNVCTYRIIHNVQKEDAVIFSGENGIDTTEKLKELILKTSATSIPVKFVAYDYYRLMKNGSHDEIFQQYHVKCIIGLFNPEIEGIPFISLEDIISMNSAEKLTNIFSEYLDEEQMEIFNQNLVKNFSLQNIVESITILNPDKLLDEVEQAVGRLQKITGRKIAGRIMTGLYVHLCCLVERLVTKTPIDNYQDLEEFEQKHADFIRQVRDSFQDISRHYRVALPVSEIAYIYDYMHLNSKNKLSGQAESPAVREDE, encoded by the coding sequence ATGCTCAGCACAAAAGAAGAACTCTATCTTTACCTGGAAAAAATAAGCCGGGGCTATGCCCTGAAAGATCTGAAATATTTTACGGCGAACCATATCAGCGAATCACTGAATATTTCCCGTAATCTGGCCAGTCAGTATCTGAACGAGCTGGTAAAAGAAGGGCGGGCCATTAAGGTCAACTCCCGTCCTGTTTATTTCTTCCATAAGAAAAATGTTGAACGCGAAGCCCAGGTCGCCCTGGAAACCTGCGTATTCTCCGGTATGGACGATTTTCAGCGGAAATGCCGAAGCGATGAAAATAAAAGAGATTTTCAGAAAGCCATCGGTTATTACCTGAGTTTAAGTTCCTGCATCGAGCAGTGTAAAGCAGCTGTTAAATACCCGTCAAATGGTCTTCCGGCCTTGTTTAACGGAGCTGGCGGAACAGGAAAGGCTTTTCTTTCCAGGCTGATGTATGAATATGCTGTAAATGAACGGGTAATAGGAACTGCAGGCGCAGCTTCTCTCCCGCCTTACATCACAGTAGACTGCTCCGAATATGCCCAGAATGAAGAAAAATTTGCTATTTCCCTTTGCGGCAGCGAAGACGGAAAAGGCTGGCTTGCAAAAGCAAACGGCGGCATCCTTTTCTTTGATGAAATTGACAGGCTTCCATTTTCAGGACAGGAACTGATCTATTCCTACTTAATTTCGGGACAATATAAAGGATATCATGATGACGAACATGTTTTTGAGTCCAATGCAAGACTGGTATTTTCCACCACAAAAATACCGGCGGAAACACTTTATAAGCCACTTGCAAGAATGATCCCCATTGTGATCCCGGTCCCAACATTGCATGAACGCACAGCCGATGAAAAAGAGGAAATGTTAGTCTCCTTCTTAAAAGCAGAAGGGCGGCGCATGGGCGTAGATGTAAGCATCAGCCAGAACGCCTTCCACTGTATGCTGGAATTTTCCTACGAAAACAACATCGACGAATTAAAAACCTGCGTTACCAGCAGCTGTGCCGGAGCTTATCTGGAAAAAACCAGCGATGGTATCGCTATCCACAGTTATCACCTTCCGGAATATATGCTCTCCTCCTTAAAACTGGAGGTTGAAGACAAAGACAAACGTATGATCCACTTAAACAGTTACAGCCGTGACACCTCTTTGGGGCAGACGGTACAGTATTTCCAGATCATGTTAGATGTCTTTGAAGATTACCGTCAGGATATGCTCAGTTTTGACGGCCTGATGATGGAATTCCGGAAACAATTAAATGATTATTACGACTATCTGATCTACGGACAGAAGCTTGTAAACATCAAGATCTCCACTTACGAACAGCTGATCAATCAGATTTTTGAAAATGTAGGTGAAATGTATGGCATCAGCCTTTCCAAAAAATACAGCCACTTACTTGCCCGCCGCTTATATATACAGCTTCAGGGCGATCATCTGATCGACAACTGGATGAAACAAAACCATGACGAGATTGAAGAAATGTTTCAAGCTGTAAGCGCTGTTCTTGAAAAAGAATCAGTCATCTGTTCCAGGATCGTAAACCTGATCAAACTGAATCTGGACATTGAAGCAGACAGTTTAAACCAGCTGTTTTTGCTTTTAGATATAAAAAACCAGAACCAGAAGATCCAGGGACTTTCCGCAGCCGGTATTATCTTAAGCCACGGCTATGCAACAGCTTCCAGTATTGCAGATGCCGCTAACCAGATCATCGGGCGAAAGGTATTCGATGCCATTGATATGCCTCTTGACATGCAGATGAGTGACATCACCGGGCTGCTGGAAAAACACATTGAACGATTTATCACCTGTCAGGACGTAGTACTTCTGGTGGATATGGGTTCTTTAGAGCAGATCCACAGCCAGATGGGCGGCCTGCGAAACTTAAATATCGGCATCATCAACAATATTTCCACTGCCTTAGCTGTTGATATCGGCCTTGGCATCTGTGGGAACCAGAAGCTGGAAGACATCCTGAAACGGGCCAGCGAAAGCAATGTCTGCACCTACCGTATCATCCACAATGTACAGAAGGAAGACGCCGTGATCTTCAGCGGAGAAAACGGCATTGACACAACGGAAAAGCTAAAAGAGCTGATCTTAAAGACTTCCGCCACTTCCATTCCTGTAAAATTTGTGGCTTATGATTATTACCGGCTGATGAAAAACGGCAGCCATGATGAGATTTTCCAGCAATACCATGTAAAATGCATCATCGGGCTTTTCAATCCGGAGATCGAGGGAATTCCTTTTATCTCACTGGAAGACATTATTTCCATGAATTCCGCAGAAAAGCTGACAAACATTTTCTCAGAGTATCTGGATGAAGAACAAATGGAAATATTTAACCAGAACCTGGTAAAGAATTTCTCCCTGCAAAATATAGTTGAATCCATTACCATTTTAAATCCTGACAAGCTTTTAGATGAAGTGGAACAGGCAGTGGGACGGCTTCAGAAGATCACAGGAAGAAAGATCGCAGGACGTATCATGACCGGGCTTTATGTCCACCTGTGCTGTCTGGTGGAACGTCTGGTCACAAAAACACCTATTGATAATTATCAGGATCTGGAAGAATTTGAACAAAAACATGCCGACTTTATCAGGCAGGTAAGGGACAGCTTTCAGGATATCTCCCGGCATTACCGGGTGGCTCTGCCTGTAAGTGAGATTGCTTACATTTATGATTATATGCATTTGAATTCAAAAAA
- a CDS encoding Cof-type HAD-IIB family hydrolase, with product MHSENTTIRLVAVDMDGTLLHDDKSISDYTLDVLRKIVKKGVILVPASGRPIGGMKEAVLNNVDGIQYAICSNGAMLMDVPEEKSICETGISTEKAVEAIAYLEQFPVAVYVHTDRGTFRAEGWEKTGLSEKYPYIRFSEGNVKDLGEFLRTSGVKVMKMGAHVLKDGLAQELLEKGSPIPGIVFLRTGDGIIELNSIHASKGNALCTLCKKLGISMENVLAIGDNENDISMLQAAGISAAMENAEDDVKQAAKFVAGHNEEDGAAHFLEEWVL from the coding sequence ATGCATAGTGAAAACACAACGATCCGGCTGGTAGCCGTAGATATGGACGGAACTCTTCTTCATGATGATAAGAGCATATCAGACTATACATTAGATGTTTTAAGAAAGATTGTAAAAAAAGGTGTGATCCTGGTACCTGCCTCAGGAAGACCGATCGGAGGAATGAAAGAAGCAGTATTAAATAATGTAGACGGCATTCAGTATGCTATCTGCTCCAATGGTGCCATGCTTATGGATGTACCGGAGGAAAAAAGTATCTGTGAAACAGGGATCTCCACAGAAAAAGCAGTGGAAGCCATTGCGTATCTGGAACAATTCCCAGTGGCTGTATATGTCCATACAGACAGAGGTACTTTCCGGGCAGAGGGATGGGAGAAAACAGGGCTTTCTGAGAAATATCCTTATATCAGGTTCAGCGAGGGAAATGTAAAAGATCTGGGAGAGTTTTTAAGGACCAGCGGAGTAAAAGTGATGAAAATGGGTGCTCATGTCTTAAAAGATGGACTGGCACAGGAACTTCTGGAAAAAGGAAGCCCCATACCGGGTATCGTATTTCTGCGCACCGGAGATGGGATCATAGAATTAAACTCTATCCATGCCTCTAAAGGAAATGCACTGTGTACACTTTGTAAAAAATTGGGGATAAGTATGGAAAATGTGCTGGCTATTGGGGATAACGAAAATGATATTTCCATGCTTCAGGCTGCAGGCATCTCCGCAGCAATGGAAAACGCAGAAGATGATGTAAAGCAGGCTGCGAAATTTGTGGCCGGGCATAATGAAGAGGACGGGGCGGCTCATTTCCTGGAGGAATGGGTGCTGTAA
- a CDS encoding sodium-dependent transporter, producing MNKKKSSFSGQLGFVLAAAGSAVGVGNLWRFPYLAAKDGGGLFLVIYLALVLTFGFTLLASDIAIGRRTKESAIGAYTQMSPKWKFLGVLTFLVPVLIMTYYAVIGGWVTKYAVVYLTGQTAAAAQDNYFTSFITSPVSPVLFALLFMGVTAFIVYNGVEDGIERVSRCMMPILLVLVVVIAGYSLTLHHVDESGQMRTGMDGLLYYITPHFEGLTFSRFLQILLDAMSQLFFSLSVSMGIMITYGSYVKPEVNLNKAVNQIEIFDTGVALLAGAMIIPAVFVFSGTDGMSAGPSLMFISLPKVFAAMGKAGTFVGLLFFVTTIFATLTSCISVLESITANCMEIFHTGRKKTVLVLTVIYLAASAIIALGYSIFYIEVKLPNGSVGQLLDIMDYISNSVMMPFIALLSAFLIGWIKTPDYVIEEMESTGDTFRRKKLYRIMIRYVAPVMMFVLFLQSTGIL from the coding sequence ATGAATAAGAAAAAAAGTAGTTTTTCCGGACAGTTAGGTTTTGTTTTAGCTGCTGCCGGTAGTGCCGTAGGCGTGGGAAACCTGTGGCGTTTTCCGTATCTGGCTGCAAAGGACGGCGGAGGACTGTTCTTAGTCATTTATCTGGCACTGGTTTTAACATTTGGATTCACACTGCTGGCATCTGACATTGCCATTGGCCGCAGAACAAAGGAAAGCGCCATCGGTGCTTATACCCAGATGTCGCCTAAATGGAAATTTTTAGGAGTTTTAACCTTTCTTGTTCCAGTCCTGATCATGACCTACTATGCTGTTATCGGCGGCTGGGTCACAAAATACGCTGTTGTCTATCTCACCGGACAGACTGCCGCTGCAGCCCAGGACAATTATTTTACCTCATTTATCACTTCACCTGTATCACCAGTCCTGTTTGCCCTTTTATTCATGGGTGTAACAGCATTTATTGTATACAATGGTGTGGAAGATGGTATTGAGCGTGTTTCCCGTTGCATGATGCCCATCCTTCTGGTTCTGGTGGTTGTGATCGCAGGCTATTCCCTGACACTGCACCATGTAGACGAAAGCGGACAGATGCGTACCGGTATGGACGGCCTTCTTTATTATATAACCCCTCATTTTGAGGGACTGACCTTTAGCCGCTTCCTTCAGATCTTACTTGATGCCATGAGCCAGCTGTTCTTTTCCTTAAGTGTTTCCATGGGTATCATGATCACCTATGGCTCTTATGTGAAACCGGAAGTTAACTTAAATAAAGCTGTTAATCAGATTGAGATCTTCGACACAGGTGTTGCTCTTTTAGCAGGCGCCATGATCATCCCGGCAGTTTTTGTTTTCTCCGGCACCGACGGAATGAGCGCAGGTCCAAGTTTAATGTTCATTTCCCTTCCTAAGGTATTTGCCGCCATGGGAAAAGCAGGTACCTTTGTTGGTCTTTTGTTCTTTGTAACAACTATTTTCGCTACTCTTACGTCCTGTATCTCTGTGCTGGAATCTATCACTGCCAACTGCATGGAGATCTTCCACACAGGCCGCAAGAAAACAGTCCTTGTGCTGACCGTGATCTATCTGGCTGCCTCTGCTATTATTGCCCTTGGCTACAGTATCTTCTATATTGAAGTAAAACTGCCAAACGGCTCTGTGGGACAGTTATTAGACATCATGGACTATATCAGCAACAGCGTTATGATGCCGTTTATCGCACTACTCTCTGCCTTTCTGATCGGCTGGATCAAAACACCAGACTATGTGATCGAAGAAATGGAAAGCACTGGAGATACCTTCCGCCGCAAAAAGCTGTACCGCATCATGATCCGCTATGTAGCCCCGGTTATGATGTTTGTACTGTTTTTACAGTCTACAGGAATACTCTGA
- a CDS encoding LysR family transcriptional regulator, with protein sequence MKEQKDKYEIFLKVCETGSFSGAAEALNYTQSGISQMMAGLEEELEVRLFARVKKGVILTDNGARLIPYIQEMVNQKAKLRQAAFNINHKIEGKLRVGSFSSITALWMPGVIHFFKEHYPKVQVEIFDGNYDEIRDWIIHGQVDCGFLSSIVADDLKFYPLMDDPLCAVMPKGHPLTEKERVTVSELFSYPLIIETPGCDNDIQHLLAKCPVKPKITYSFRDDTLIMAFVKSGLGVTISQEMVLKAFARNDVESRPLEPASHRTLGLAFSKTANSVVSGIMLEYLKETCWK encoded by the coding sequence ATGAAAGAACAGAAAGACAAATATGAGATTTTTCTGAAAGTGTGCGAGACCGGCAGCTTTTCCGGGGCGGCAGAGGCATTAAATTACACACAGTCCGGCATCAGCCAGATGATGGCTGGACTGGAAGAAGAACTGGAAGTCCGGCTGTTTGCCAGAGTAAAAAAGGGAGTCATACTTACAGATAACGGAGCCAGACTGATCCCTTATATCCAGGAAATGGTAAATCAGAAGGCAAAGCTGCGCCAGGCGGCCTTTAATATTAATCATAAGATCGAAGGAAAGCTGCGGGTAGGAAGCTTTTCCAGTATTACAGCGTTGTGGATGCCGGGAGTGATCCATTTCTTCAAAGAGCATTATCCAAAGGTGCAGGTGGAGATCTTTGACGGCAATTACGATGAGATCCGTGACTGGATCATCCATGGACAGGTGGACTGCGGATTCCTGTCATCTATTGTGGCAGATGACCTGAAATTTTATCCACTGATGGATGACCCGCTGTGTGCAGTGATGCCTAAGGGGCATCCACTTACAGAAAAAGAACGGGTCACAGTGTCAGAACTGTTTTCGTATCCCTTAATTATAGAAACACCTGGTTGTGACAACGATATCCAGCATTTATTAGCAAAATGTCCCGTAAAGCCGAAGATCACCTACAGCTTCCGGGACGATACACTGATCATGGCCTTTGTAAAAAGCGGATTAGGCGTTACCATTTCCCAGGAAATGGTACTAAAAGCCTTTGCCAGAAACGATGTAGAATCCAGACCCTTAGAGCCAGCTTCACACCGGACGCTGGGACTGGCATTTTCAAAGACAGCCAATTCTGTGGTGTCGGGGATAATGTTGGAGTATTTAAAAGAGACGTGCTGGAAATAA
- a CDS encoding type III toxin-antitoxin system ToxN/AbiQ family toxin, with product MSIRLYEVNSKYIDYLIPYAPHLFHNKKPGQHNERKYIGIILIVNNMNYFTPLSSYKPKHDKMKNCLDFLKIGNYAVININNMFPVPEGEYQYVHIPEIKNTQYQKLLMAEYRLIKKLQDRIKRNAALTCNLRNNLSAHQRQNLIYPQPAHRHDHDHCGNHIYNGIIFKLIAHINALRTCCCDGSIRIFLYLILRKDFLSVAPKVHFY from the coding sequence TTGTCAATCAGACTATATGAAGTAAACTCTAAATATATCGACTATCTTATCCCCTATGCACCACATTTATTTCACAACAAAAAGCCCGGTCAGCATAACGAGCGAAAATATATTGGTATTATTTTAATCGTAAATAATATGAACTATTTTACCCCTCTATCATCTTATAAACCTAAACATGACAAAATGAAAAACTGTTTAGATTTTCTTAAAATTGGAAATTATGCCGTTATAAATATCAATAACATGTTTCCCGTTCCTGAAGGCGAATATCAATATGTACATATCCCAGAAATCAAAAACACCCAGTATCAAAAATTGTTAATGGCAGAATATCGACTCATAAAAAAATTGCAGGATAGAATAAAGAGAAATGCTGCTCTTACCTGCAATCTAAGAAATAATCTTTCAGCTCACCAGCGGCAGAATCTAATTTATCCACAGCCAGCTCATAGGCATGACCATGATCATTGCGGGAATCATATCTACAATGGGATAATTTTTAAACTTATCGCGCATATCAACGCCCTGCGTACGTGTTGCTGCGATGGTAGTATCAGAATCTTTTTGTACTTGATTTTGCGAAAAGATTTTTTGTCAGTTGCACCCAAGGTACATTTTTACTGA
- a CDS encoding diguanylate cyclase, with protein sequence MRTLKKSIWSYMYKVTFALVSVILISIMALNIANEQSRAQGTADKIFEQMDKMLEENQKELTRLRQEYAAKCLHNTEAIAYILEKNTGVGNDRYELRKIAEFMEVDEIHIIDAAGEIVSGTHPQYYGYSFDSGKQMNYFKPMLKDKSLKMVQDIEPNTAEHKLMQYSAMWNSTGEFIVQVGIEPVNVSKVTEKNELPYIFSQLCVNPDTSYFAVNAETEKIVGATDIELVGMDMKEVGLNTEKIQSTKGFSGMINGKRSYIVFKKVADNYIGVAVTSKALYERIPLNMLYLAVCLVLIALALFKAVTRYLDREVVQKIGEVNGKLHKITMGDLNVKIDVHSSREFFELSRYINEMLQSLLANDRKMSYVLGKTDMHIGVYEYNRQMKRVRFTGDVLQILKTGTEAAWKLPSDWEDFRKYIGTLQKEPVAGENEIFAVGNGKYLKIEEIQEGEEIFGVITDVTEEIRKRREIEHQRDHDQLTGLFNRTGRDARLSKILEECQESYYCAAVMVDADGLKMVNDTYGHENGDEYLKKIAEMLKQEAGENCILCRQGGDEFTLFYYKYEKEALIQKIEALKALQSGLKAQLRDGLTVDLRFSMGSSMAYGAVDYDKMYREADEKMYEDKRMRKKRECS encoded by the coding sequence GTGCGTACTTTAAAGAAATCCATATGGAGTTATATGTATAAGGTCACATTTGCGCTGGTGAGTGTGATCCTTATTAGCATTATGGCATTGAATATAGCAAATGAGCAGAGCCGGGCGCAGGGGACGGCGGATAAGATCTTTGAGCAGATGGATAAGATGCTGGAGGAGAATCAGAAAGAACTTACCAGGCTGCGTCAGGAATATGCTGCGAAATGTCTTCATAATACAGAGGCCATTGCCTATATTCTGGAGAAGAACACCGGGGTGGGAAATGATCGGTATGAACTGCGTAAGATCGCAGAATTTATGGAAGTAGATGAGATCCACATTATTGATGCAGCAGGAGAGATCGTTTCCGGAACCCATCCCCAGTATTATGGTTATAGCTTTGACTCTGGGAAGCAGATGAATTATTTTAAGCCCATGCTTAAGGACAAATCCCTGAAAATGGTCCAGGATATTGAGCCGAATACAGCAGAGCATAAGCTGATGCAGTATTCAGCTATGTGGAACAGCACCGGGGAATTTATCGTGCAAGTGGGAATTGAACCGGTAAATGTATCCAAAGTAACAGAAAAAAATGAACTGCCTTATATTTTTTCCCAGCTTTGTGTCAACCCGGATACCAGCTACTTTGCGGTAAATGCAGAAACAGAAAAGATCGTAGGTGCTACGGACATAGAATTGGTAGGAATGGATATGAAGGAGGTTGGTTTAAATACTGAAAAGATCCAGAGTACAAAAGGTTTTTCCGGTATGATCAATGGAAAACGTTCCTATATCGTATTTAAAAAGGTAGCAGATAATTATATCGGTGTGGCAGTGACCAGTAAGGCACTTTATGAACGCATACCGTTAAATATGCTGTATCTGGCGGTATGTCTTGTACTCATTGCGCTGGCATTGTTTAAGGCAGTGACCCGGTATCTGGACCGGGAGGTAGTCCAGAAGATCGGGGAAGTAAATGGAAAGCTGCATAAGATAACCATGGGTGACTTAAACGTCAAGATAGATGTCCACAGCAGCAGGGAATTTTTTGAACTGAGCCGTTATATTAATGAAATGCTTCAGAGCCTGTTAGCCAATGACAGGAAAATGAGCTATGTGCTTGGAAAGACGGATATGCACATTGGTGTATATGAGTACAACCGGCAAATGAAGAGAGTCCGTTTTACCGGTGATGTTCTCCAGATCTTAAAGACCGGCACAGAAGCTGCCTGGAAGCTGCCTTCTGACTGGGAAGATTTCAGGAAATATATTGGAACCCTGCAAAAAGAGCCGGTTGCAGGTGAAAATGAGATATTTGCTGTAGGAAATGGTAAATATTTAAAAATTGAAGAGATCCAGGAGGGCGAAGAGATCTTCGGTGTTATTACGGACGTTACAGAGGAGATCCGCAAGCGCAGGGAGATCGAACATCAGAGAGATCATGACCAGCTGACGGGGCTGTTTAACCGGACTGGCAGAGATGCCAGGCTTTCCAAAATACTGGAAGAATGCCAGGAGTCATATTACTGCGCTGCTGTTATGGTAGATGCTGACGGTCTGAAAATGGTCAATGACACTTACGGACATGAAAATGGTGATGAGTACCTTAAAAAGATTGCAGAAATGCTGAAACAGGAAGCTGGTGAAAACTGTATTCTGTGTCGTCAGGGCGGTGATGAATTTACATTGTTCTATTATAAGTATGAGAAAGAAGCTCTTATACAGAAAATAGAAGCTTTAAAGGCACTTCAGAGCGGGCTGAAGGCTCAGCTGCGGGACGGACTTACCGTTGATCTGAGGTTCTCTATGGGAAGCAGCATGGCTTACGGTGCAGTAGATTATGATAAAATGTACCGTGAAGCAGATGAAAAGATGTATGAAGATAAAAGAATGCGGAAAAAGCGTGAATGTAGCTGA
- a CDS encoding N-6 DNA methylase, giving the protein MLTSDQKIKINEKVQGFKEAADFYRMEYSQDLMGMFREFGCMLLEACGINAEGDPEIKQLFGYRQVLRGTVKRQLTVIAEELAGLWKAPVSGEMFQTALSGMFNFCLYSKGGKNRYLLPVEIAEPLLGLVTCPEGMLSPGEGETVLDTQCGAGSTLMTACKYLKNPKLMGYELDEELWAAGIIISRLSDLKMELHLQEEIPACLYETCDLVISNPVYGTDTIKDDSLAEELPSELRTVRGRYHMELIRGMLALKYDGRAMLIVPNSFLFATRTESIKVRKWLLQSYSLEAVIALPEDTFLYSGVRSSVMIFSKPFMSSGWEGHTQRVLYYSLEKQEDKEKQKQEYERLEEVWSQRDSYYGKWERCRREKTVENRNGIKVPANWQYNSFWFAGAAGIEAAKWNLLPENYRPEEQINLEIEDPALLLQEMLREQEEITKELKELLKEVG; this is encoded by the coding sequence ATGCTGACATCAGACCAGAAAATAAAGATAAATGAGAAGGTTCAGGGATTTAAGGAAGCGGCAGATTTTTACCGCATGGAGTATTCACAGGATCTTATGGGGATGTTCCGGGAGTTTGGGTGTATGCTGCTTGAAGCCTGTGGGATAAATGCAGAAGGGGATCCGGAGATAAAGCAGCTTTTTGGGTACCGGCAGGTGCTAAGAGGTACGGTAAAGCGCCAGCTTACAGTTATAGCAGAAGAGCTGGCCGGTTTGTGGAAAGCTCCGGTTTCCGGTGAGATGTTCCAGACGGCTCTTTCTGGGATGTTTAATTTCTGCCTTTACAGCAAGGGCGGCAAGAACCGGTATCTTCTTCCTGTGGAGATCGCAGAGCCACTTCTTGGCCTTGTAACCTGTCCGGAAGGAATGTTAAGCCCTGGTGAAGGAGAAACGGTCTTAGATACCCAGTGCGGCGCAGGAAGCACTCTGATGACAGCTTGTAAGTATTTAAAAAATCCAAAGCTTATGGGCTATGAGCTGGATGAGGAACTGTGGGCAGCAGGTATTATCATATCCAGGCTTTCAGACCTTAAAATGGAACTTCATTTGCAGGAGGAAATACCAGCCTGTTTATATGAGACCTGCGATCTGGTGATCAGCAATCCGGTATATGGAACGGATACCATCAAAGATGATTCACTGGCAGAGGAACTTCCATCGGAACTGAGGACTGTAAGAGGTCGCTATCACATGGAGCTGATCCGTGGCATGCTGGCCTTAAAATACGATGGAAGGGCCATGCTCATTGTTCCAAACAGCTTTTTATTTGCAACCCGTACAGAGAGTATAAAGGTGCGTAAATGGCTTCTCCAGTCTTATTCACTGGAAGCAGTGATCGCGCTGCCGGAAGATACTTTCCTGTACAGCGGTGTCCGCTCCAGTGTCATGATATTCAGTAAGCCATTTATGTCCAGTGGCTGGGAAGGACATACCCAGAGAGTGCTGTATTACAGTCTGGAAAAACAGGAAGATAAAGAAAAACAGAAGCAGGAATATGAACGTCTGGAAGAGGTCTGGAGCCAGAGAGACAGCTATTATGGAAAATGGGAACGCTGCCGTAGGGAAAAAACAGTGGAAAACCGCAATGGCATAAAGGTTCCTGCAAACTGGCAGTACAACAGCTTCTGGTTTGCAGGCGCTGCTGGGATCGAGGCTGCAAAATGGAACCTGCTGCCGGAAAATTACAGACCGGAGGAACAGATCAATCTGGAAATAGAGGATCCGGCCCTTCTTTTACAGGAAATGTTAAGAGAACAGGAAGAAATCACAAAGGAGTTAAAAGAACTTCTTAAGGAGGTCGGCTGA